Proteins from a single region of Aureibacter tunicatorum:
- a CDS encoding alkaline phosphatase, translated as MNLKKSLLSLAIAIFVLQQANGQQKFNYPGEKKEAKTYEGAARDSFTNSNFHEVKDLDFSKVKKKAKNIILLIADGAGASQFFTAIAANHNQAYIEQMKYVGFSKTSSSDDFTTDSAAGGTALSTGEKTYNGAIGLDKSKQPIKTILEIADEQGLATGLVATSKITHATPAAFIAHQPSRNNYQEIAAEFLNTDINVFIGGGLEDFHNREDERNLVKELENKGYQIANSLEELEKVNSGKVASLLADGHMPAYNERGEMLKPATEKAIEILSQDKDGFFLMIEGSQIDWGGHGNNTQMIVEETLDFDHTLGAVLEFAAKDGETLVIVTADHETGGYSVNSGDMKTGKIDGRYTTKHHTGVMVPVFAVGPQAELFSGIYENTAIFDKMMKAFEF; from the coding sequence ATGAATCTTAAAAAATCACTTTTGAGCTTGGCTATCGCAATTTTTGTATTGCAACAAGCAAATGGACAGCAAAAATTCAACTATCCGGGAGAAAAGAAAGAAGCCAAAACTTACGAAGGGGCGGCAAGAGATAGTTTTACAAATTCCAATTTTCATGAAGTAAAAGATTTGGACTTCAGCAAAGTCAAGAAAAAAGCAAAAAACATCATCTTGCTCATTGCTGATGGAGCTGGAGCTTCCCAGTTTTTCACTGCCATAGCGGCGAATCATAATCAAGCTTATATCGAGCAAATGAAGTATGTTGGCTTTTCCAAAACCAGCAGCTCTGACGATTTCACCACTGATTCAGCCGCGGGAGGCACGGCTCTTTCAACAGGCGAAAAAACATATAATGGGGCAATAGGGCTAGACAAAAGCAAGCAACCTATCAAAACCATTTTGGAAATAGCCGACGAGCAAGGGCTCGCAACAGGCCTTGTGGCCACATCCAAAATCACGCATGCGACTCCGGCTGCTTTCATCGCGCATCAGCCTAGCCGCAACAACTATCAAGAAATCGCTGCCGAGTTTTTAAACACCGATATTAATGTATTTATAGGAGGTGGCCTTGAAGACTTTCATAATAGAGAAGACGAAAGAAACTTGGTCAAAGAGCTTGAAAATAAAGGGTATCAAATCGCAAACAGCTTGGAAGAACTGGAAAAAGTCAATTCAGGCAAAGTGGCTTCATTATTGGCCGATGGGCATATGCCTGCTTACAATGAAAGAGGCGAAATGTTAAAGCCCGCTACTGAGAAAGCTATAGAAATTTTATCTCAGGATAAGGACGGTTTTTTCTTAATGATCGAGGGATCTCAAATAGATTGGGGTGGTCATGGAAACAATACACAGATGATCGTGGAAGAAACGCTTGATTTTGATCATACGCTTGGGGCTGTGTTAGAATTCGCTGCCAAAGATGGAGAAACACTCGTCATCGTTACTGCCGATCATGAAACAGGCGGATACTCTGTAAACAGCGGAGATATGAAAACCGGGAAAATAGACGGCAGGTATACTACCAAACATCATACTGGAGTTATGGTGCCTGTATTTGCTGTTGGTCCTCAGGCAGAATTGTTCTCAGGCATATATGAAAATACAGCCATATTTGACAAAATGATGAAAGCCTTCGAATTCTAA
- the ahpF gene encoding alkyl hydroperoxide reductase subunit F, with translation MLDQNLKSQVTSLFASLKHQYTFQAVLPAGDSSSDELKNLLEEVASCSPNISTTFIGGAKLEFRILKDGVVSSFSFRAVPNGHEFTTLLLAVLNMEGIGKNLPDDSISNKIKSLKGKVEVKSYISLSCTNCPDVVQALNVMSIINPNIEHHIIDGGINKAEVEALNIQAVPTVYVNGEQFHVGRSSMGELISKLEAEIGMDESAEEQPVKERNYDVVVVGGGPAGVSSAIYTARKGLSVALIADSIGGQVKETVDIENMISINKTTGKELSANLNSHLADYDIDIFENRRVENVDLVDGKKKVLTSLNEEFITSSLIIATGASWRKLNVPGETEYIGNGVAFCTHCDGPFYKGKKVAVIGGGNSGLEAAIDLAGIASEVTVLEFADSLKGDQVLQDKLNSMANVNIVTNAATTEVVGNGSKVTALRYNDREENTTHELPLDGVFVQIGLLPNSGSFRSLVETNPMGEIKIDAACRTSVPGVYAAGDVSEVPYKQIVIAMGEGSKAALSAFEDHIKGLNVAVLEEAYA, from the coding sequence ATGCTAGATCAGAATCTTAAAAGCCAAGTTACATCTCTTTTCGCATCACTTAAGCATCAGTATACATTTCAAGCAGTGTTGCCTGCCGGAGATTCTTCAAGTGATGAGTTAAAGAACTTGCTGGAAGAAGTAGCTTCATGCTCACCCAATATTAGCACGACATTTATAGGTGGAGCTAAGCTTGAGTTTAGGATTTTGAAAGACGGGGTTGTATCGTCATTCTCTTTCAGAGCGGTGCCTAATGGTCATGAATTCACCACTTTGCTGCTTGCAGTCTTGAATATGGAAGGAATTGGTAAAAATTTGCCGGACGACTCTATATCCAATAAGATAAAATCATTGAAGGGCAAAGTTGAAGTAAAGAGCTATATATCCTTGTCGTGCACCAACTGTCCTGATGTAGTGCAGGCTCTTAACGTTATGTCTATCATTAACCCGAATATTGAACACCACATCATAGATGGGGGCATTAACAAAGCCGAAGTGGAAGCATTGAATATACAGGCTGTTCCTACAGTATATGTAAATGGCGAACAATTTCATGTAGGTAGATCAAGCATGGGGGAGTTGATCAGTAAGTTGGAAGCTGAAATTGGCATGGATGAGTCAGCGGAAGAACAGCCAGTTAAAGAAAGAAATTATGATGTAGTTGTCGTGGGAGGCGGACCAGCAGGGGTGTCTTCTGCGATATATACCGCTCGTAAAGGATTATCCGTTGCCTTGATTGCAGATAGTATAGGTGGGCAGGTCAAGGAGACTGTGGATATCGAAAATATGATTTCGATAAATAAAACTACAGGGAAAGAGCTTTCAGCGAATCTTAACAGTCACTTGGCTGATTATGATATAGATATCTTTGAAAATAGAAGAGTGGAAAATGTTGATCTTGTAGACGGCAAGAAGAAGGTTTTGACTTCATTGAATGAGGAATTTATAACCTCCTCATTGATTATCGCTACAGGAGCCAGCTGGAGAAAGCTTAATGTGCCGGGGGAAACAGAATATATTGGCAATGGAGTAGCGTTTTGCACGCATTGTGACGGGCCGTTTTATAAAGGCAAGAAAGTAGCGGTTATCGGCGGTGGAAACTCCGGATTGGAAGCTGCCATTGATTTGGCGGGAATCGCTTCGGAAGTGACAGTGTTGGAGTTTGCCGATTCGCTTAAAGGCGATCAGGTGCTTCAAGACAAGCTTAATTCTATGGCGAATGTAAATATCGTTACGAATGCGGCGACTACGGAAGTGGTTGGGAATGGATCGAAAGTAACCGCATTGAGATATAATGACAGAGAAGAAAATACAACACACGAACTGCCGCTTGATGGCGTATTTGTGCAAATAGGTTTACTGCCGAATAGCGGATCATTTAGGAGTTTGGTGGAAACCAATCCTATGGGAGAGATTAAGATAGATGCCGCGTGTCGCACAAGCGTGCCTGGTGTATATGCGGCGGGAGACGTTTCTGAAGTTCCATATAAGCAGATTGTTATTGCGATGGGAGAAGGCTCTAAAGCGGCATTATCAGCTTTTGAGGATCATATCAAAGGGTTGAATGTTGCTGTGCTTGAGGAAGCTTATGCGTAA
- the ahpC gene encoding alkyl hydroperoxide reductase subunit C: MSQIGNQIVEFKSQAFVNGGFETVTKEDVLGKWSVFFFYPADFTFVCPTELEDLANLYEEFKAIGTEIYSVSTDTHFVHKAWHDTSETIKKINYPMLADPTGTITRGFDVMIEEDGLAERGTFVVNPQGEIVAYEVVAGNVGRNAEELLRRVKALQFVADNPAEVCPAKWKEGAETLKPSIDLVGKI; encoded by the coding sequence ATGTCACAAATAGGAAATCAAATCGTAGAGTTCAAGTCGCAAGCATTTGTAAATGGTGGGTTCGAGACTGTAACAAAAGAAGACGTTTTAGGTAAATGGTCGGTATTCTTTTTCTACCCTGCGGACTTCACATTTGTTTGCCCAACAGAGCTTGAAGATTTAGCAAATCTTTACGAAGAGTTCAAAGCTATTGGCACGGAGATTTATTCGGTATCCACTGACACTCACTTTGTTCATAAAGCATGGCACGATACTTCCGAGACGATCAAGAAGATCAACTATCCTATGCTAGCCGACCCAACGGGCACGATCACAAGAGGATTTGATGTGATGATCGAAGAAGACGGCTTGGCTGAGAGAGGTACTTTTGTTGTTAATCCTCAGGGAGAGATCGTAGCTTATGAAGTTGTAGCGGGGAATGTAGGCCGTAATGCCGAAGAGTTGTTAAGAAGAGTGAAAGCCTTGCAATTCGTGGCGGATAATCCTGCGGAAGTATGCCCTGCGAAATGGAAAGAAGGAGCTGAGACGCTTAAGCCAAGCATTGATTTGGTAGGAAAAATCTAA